Genomic window (Desulforapulum autotrophicum HRM2):
AGCACCTTGTTCAGGGGGTATTCGATGATGCCTTCGGCTCCCTCTTTAATCAGGACAGGGATCAGATCTCGGACCATGCTCTGGTCAACAATGGTCTCAACGGAAAACCAGGTGGATTTGTACAGTGATGCAACGGTTGGGGCGTTGAGGCTGGGTAAAAGGGAGACGATTTTTTCGATAACGGTTTCGGGAACATTCATCTTGATACCGACCAGTCTACCCGCCACAAGGGCGCTCTGGAGGAGAAGGGCGATCTGCTCAATTTTTTCCCGCTTAGCCGGGATTTCCCATGCAGCCCTGTTGGCAATGAGCTGGGTGTTCGTCTGCATGATTTCGTGGATCACCTTGAGGTTGTGGGCACGGATGGTACTTTCGGTCTCGGTGATCTCCACAATGGCATCGGCAAGGCCTGATACGATTTTGGCCTCTGTGGCTCCCCAGGAGAATTTAACGTTCACGTCGATGTTGCGTTCCTTAAAGAAGCGGCGGGTAAACTGAACAAGTTCGGTTGAGATGGTTTTTCCCTGGAGGTCCTCAAGGGTGTTCATGGGCGAATCACCTGCAACGGCAACGACCCACCTTGCCGGTTTAGCACTCACCTTGGAGTAGATGAGGTCTGAGACCACATGGACGTCGGATTGGTGCTCGGCGATCCAGTCCTTGCCGGTGAGGCCTGCGTCAATCACGCCGCTCTCCACATTGATGGACATCTCCTGGGCCCGGCACAGGGCACATTCAATATCTTCGTCATTAATGTCCGGGAAATAGCTTCGTCCGTTAACGTTTATTTTCCAGCCGGATCGCTTGAAAAGGGCGATCGTGGCATCCTGAAGGCTTCCCTTAGGGATGCCAAGTTTTAATAGTTTTTTCATTTGTATACCTTTTTTGGGTCAAATATTTGTTGTTCCATAATTACGGGGTCATCGCCCTTCACCACTCTTCTGAAAAAGCAGCTTTTGTATCCCAGGTGGCAGGCGGCGCCGCCCTTTTGTTCAACCTTGAGAAGTACGGTATCGTTGTCGCAGTCAATTCTGATCTCCTTGACAACCTGCACATGGCCCGAGGTTTCTCCTTTTTTCCAGAGGGATTGCCTTGATCTGGAAAAGTAGGTTGCCATGCCTGATTCAAGGGTTTTGTTCCAGGCAGCTTCATTCATGTAAGCAAGCATGAGTACCTCGCCGGTTTCATGATCCTGGGCAATGGCAGGAATCAGACCGCCTGTTTTGTTAAAGTCAAGTTCAACCATTATGGAGGTGCCCCCTTCTAAATTATTTTAAAACTTAGATACTTATCCTTTTATCTGGGGGATGTCAAACAGTTTTTCAGTCCAGGCTTGCCTTGAACGGGGTTATCTGTTAATAAGGTGCAGTCTGTAAATGGTACGCATAATTTAAATTATCAACAGGTTGGCATGACAAAAAAGAAAAGCAAGGCTCAGATTTTAAAGCGCCGGGAAAAGAAAACAGAGAGGGGGGTCGCCTTCACCCTTTTAAAATGGACCCTGGTATTCTTCTGTGGCTCTGGAATCATTGCAGCAGCAGGACTCTCAGGACTCTATTTCTATATCAGCCGTGATCTGCCAAAGATCATTTCCCTCAAGGATTATACCCCTCCCATTGTTACCAGTGTGTTTTCAGACGACGGCAGGAAGATCGGTGAATTTTACAATGAGCGACGGATCGTTATTCCCCTGTCAGAAATGCCCGATAATCTGAAGAATGCCGTTGTTGCAGCTGAAGATTCAAGGTTCAGGGAGCATCCCGGGATTGATCTGCTCAGTATCTTCAGGGCCTTTGTAAAAAACCTGAAAGCCGGTGCCATTGTCCAGGGGGGGAGCACCATCACCCAGCAGGTGACCAAATCTTTTTTTCTGACACCGGCCAGGACCTATGAGCGTAAGCTCAAGGAGGCCATTCTTGCCTATCGCATTGATCAGACCTTTACCAAGGATGAAATCCTCTACCTTTATCTGAATCAAATTTATCTTGGCCATGGGGCCTATGGGGTGGAGGCGGCCAGTGAAAACTACTTTGGGAAACATGCACGGGAGATGAACCTTGCCGAGTGTTCCCTGCTTGCCGGTTTGCCCCAGGCCCCGAGTCGCTACTCCCCGTTCCGTAATCCCGAGCTTGCCCGCCAGCGGCAGATTTATGTGCTCAATCGCATGAAGGCGGATGGTTACATTACTAACCTTGAGGCTACGGACGCCATCAATACTGTTCTTGACATTAAACCCAGGAAAAACTGGTTTATTGAACGGGTTCCCTGCTACACAGAGCATGTCAGGCGTTATGTGGAGGAAAAATACGGCAGGGACGTCCTTTATACCCAGGGTTTGAAGATTTACACGGCCGTGAACATCGAGTTGCAGAAAATTGCCCGTCAAGAGGTGGTCAAGGGGGTAAGGGAACTTGACCGCCGTCAGGGGTATCGGGGAGTGGTCAAGCACCTTGCAGGCCTTGAGGTCGAGGCCTTTTGTGCACAAGTGGCCACAACCATGGACGTTGATTCTGTGGAGCCGGGGGTTGTTTACCAGGCAGTTGTCACGGCAGTGAACGACAGGGAAGCTGTGGTTCGGGTGGGTAACGTCACGGGTGTTATTCCCGCGGAGGATATTACCTGGGCAAGGCATCCCGACGTGGAGAAGGCCTATTGGGCGGACAAGGTGGATTCGCCGAAAAAGGTGTTTGATACAGGGGATGTCGTGCTGGTTAAAGCTGTTTCACCGGGGGAGAAAAAGGCCCTTCGTTTCACCCTGGAGCAGACGCCCCTTGTTGAGGCTGCTCTTTTGAGCATTGAGGCCGAAACCGGTCAGGTCAAGGCCATGATCGGGGGCAGGGATTATCTGGACAGCCAGTTCAATCGAGCCATCCAGTCCAGGCGCCAGCCGGGAAGTGCTTTTAAGCCGGTGATCTTTGCCGCAGCCCTTGACAAGGGGTATACCCCGGCAACCGTCATCATCGACAGCCCCGTTGTCTTTAAGGATCATACCCGTAATTTTGTGTGGAAGCCCCACAACTACAAGGAGAAGTTCTATGGTCCGACCTTGATGCGTGAGGCCCTGATAAAATCTCGAAATGTGGTCACTGTAAAGATTCTCCAGGACATCGGCATTGATTATGTGATTAACTACGCCAGAAAGCTTGGGGTTACGGCCAAAATCAACCGGGATTTGTCAATTTCCCTGGGTTCTTCGGGCATGTCCCTTGTGGAACTTGTCAATGTTTATTCGGTTTTTTCCAACCTGGGTTACAGGATTGACCCGGTGTTTATTACGCGGATCGAAGACCGGTTCGGCAAGGTGATTGAATCTTCGGAGCTCAAGCGGGAAAAGATCATGGACATGACCACGGCCTACATGATGACCAGTATGCTGGAGAGCGTTGTAAAGTCGGGGACAGGCTGGCGGGTAAAGGCTTTAGACCGCCCTGCCGCAGGTAAGACAGGAACGACAAATAATTTACACGATGCCTGGTTCATGGGATATACCCCAAGGTACACCACGGGTGTGTGGGTGGGGTTTGACAATGAACGATCCCTTGGAAATGGAGAAACCGGTTCCAGGGCAGCAAGTCCCATCTGGCTGGGATATATGAAAGGAGCCCTTGAGGGGCGTCCGGTTCGTACCTTTAATGTTCCCGAGGGCATTGTTTTTGTGAAGATAGATGCAAAGACAGGACTTTTGCCCAGTGGCGCATCCCAGGAGACGCTGTTTGAATGCTTTAAGGACGGAACCGCTCCCACCATGAAAACACCAGAACCAGGGATAGCAACAGATACCGACGATCTTTACAAATTTGGAATCTGAGGGCTACACCGTCCGGGACGATTCACAACAAGTCGACCAGGGGTAACCAGAGGGTCTGCCGCTATTTCTATTTCGGCCTTGGTGTAGCGGGCCCTGAGGATTTTCAGGTTATGGTTTTTGTCGCCCCTGAGTTGTGATTCTGTAACCGGATGGACCTTGAGGATGATGGTGCTTTTTTCGGTGGGGCCGTGTTTTAAGTCTGTGATCTGGTCGAGCATTTCAATGGCACGGTTGAGCATGCGTCTGGAAAAGACCAGATGGCCAAAGGCCGGGTGCCATGGACCGGCCACCATTACATCGCTGTCCTGGAGAAGATCCGATGTCTGGAGTCCCATGCGGATTACGGGAATTTTTTTGTCCTCAAAGATTTCATGGAGGAACGCCACAAGGGTTACGCAATCGTCAAGGGCCATGGGGGTGTACTCGCCCCGGGCGTACCAATGGTGAACAAGGCTGTTCTTCAGCACCAGGAGGGGATAGATCCGTACAAAGGCAGGTTTAAGATCAGCGATTACCCTGGCCGTTTCAATGGCCTTATCAGGGGTGTCGCCGGGAAGGCCGACCATCATCTGCATTCCTTTGTTAATCTTGTAATCGTCAAGGAGCTTTGCCGCCCTTATGGTGTCCTGGGCAGTGTGCCCCCTGTTCGCCTTTAAAAGCACCTGGTCATCCATGGACTGAACCCCTATCTCCACTGTGTCAAGGGTGAATTGACTTGCCATGTCCAGGCTCTGTTCATGGATAGTGTCCGGTCGGGTTGAGCAGCGGACGGAGTGGATTTTTTTTTCAAGGATCAGCTGCTGTGTGATCTGGAGCAGGGTCCTTGTTTCATGAGGGGTAAGCCCTAAAAAATTTCCACCGAAAAAGGCAAGCTCTACTGAACGCCTGTCTCCCCTGTATCCAAGCCAGGTCTCAACCTGTTGGCGTATCTGCGTTTCATGGGGCAGTGCTCGTCGTTCACTTGTGATGATCGACTGATCGCAGAAGGCACATTTATGGGGGCATCCCTGGTGGGGAATAAAGATGGGAACGACAAGGGGCTTTGCTGTCGGCATGAACATGCCTTATCGGCTCAGTTTTTTAAGACTTTTCAGGGCATTCTGGGCCGCATGCTGTTCGGCCGCCTTTTTGCTCTTTCCAGATCCCATGGATTCAATGTCGCACGCCTTCACGCAAATGGAAAAGGTTTTATCATGGTCGGGTCCAAATTCTCTGTGGATGGTGTAACAGGGAGGCGTGTTGCCTTTTTCCTGGACAAACTCCTGAAGCATACTCTTGAAATCTTCGATTTCCGGTGCCGAGTTGATCAGTTTGATCTGGGAGATGAACTGCTCTTTTACAAGGGCACAGGTTTGCTTGAACCCGCAGTCAAGATAGATGGCTGCCATGACAGCCTCAAAGGCATCGGCAAGAATCGAATTTTTCTCAGAACCCCTGGAGAGTCTTTCTCCTTTTCCCAGCCGAATAAAGCGACCAAGATCAATCTGGCGCGCCATGGACGCAAGGGCCGGCTCGCTTACCAGTGCAGCCCTTGCCTTTGAAAGGCTTCCCTCGTTCATTCCAGGGTGCTCCTCCATGAGGATCTGGCCGATGGTGAGCCCCAGGACGGCATCGCCCATGAATTCAAGGCGCTGGTTGTCGGGAACCTGATTTGCCTGGAGTTCGTTGACATAGGAGCTGTGGCGCAGGGCGTTTTCCAGAAGCTCCCTGTTGGCGAATGTGTGGCCAAGGTTTTTTTCAAGTATTTCAAGTCTGGGGTTGGCATCCTGCAGGGCTTCTACTTCCCTGGCCAGGGTACGATAGATGTCGTCGGCAACGTAAAGGTTGCCTTTCCCCTGGCCCATGGTGGTTCCCTGTTTCATGGCACCGTGGAAGTCTGAACCGCCTGTGGGAAAAAGGTTCTTTTGGGTGGCAAGGGTGGCAAAATAGTCTGTCTGTTTTTCTGAATGGTCCGTGTAGTATACCTCAATGCCCCTCAGTCCCATGTCTGCAAGTGCCGTGATAAGGGGTTTAACGGATCTGTTTTCACCTG
Coding sequences:
- the hisG gene encoding ATP phosphoribosyltransferase, coding for MKKLLKLGIPKGSLQDATIALFKRSGWKINVNGRSYFPDINDEDIECALCRAQEMSINVESGVIDAGLTGKDWIAEHQSDVHVVSDLIYSKVSAKPARWVVAVAGDSPMNTLEDLQGKTISTELVQFTRRFFKERNIDVNVKFSWGATEAKIVSGLADAIVEITETESTIRAHNLKVIHEIMQTNTQLIANRAAWEIPAKREKIEQIALLLQSALVAGRLVGIKMNVPETVIEKIVSLLPSLNAPTVASLYKSTWFSVETIVDQSMVRDLIPVLIKEGAEGIIEYPLNKVL
- the hisI gene encoding phosphoribosyl-AMP cyclohydrolase; amino-acid sequence: MVELDFNKTGGLIPAIAQDHETGEVLMLAYMNEAAWNKTLESGMATYFSRSRQSLWKKGETSGHVQVVKEIRIDCDNDTVLLKVEQKGGAACHLGYKSCFFRRVVKGDDPVIMEQQIFDPKKVYK
- a CDS encoding penicillin-binding protein 1A gives rise to the protein MTKKKSKAQILKRREKKTERGVAFTLLKWTLVFFCGSGIIAAAGLSGLYFYISRDLPKIISLKDYTPPIVTSVFSDDGRKIGEFYNERRIVIPLSEMPDNLKNAVVAAEDSRFREHPGIDLLSIFRAFVKNLKAGAIVQGGSTITQQVTKSFFLTPARTYERKLKEAILAYRIDQTFTKDEILYLYLNQIYLGHGAYGVEAASENYFGKHAREMNLAECSLLAGLPQAPSRYSPFRNPELARQRQIYVLNRMKADGYITNLEATDAINTVLDIKPRKNWFIERVPCYTEHVRRYVEEKYGRDVLYTQGLKIYTAVNIELQKIARQEVVKGVRELDRRQGYRGVVKHLAGLEVEAFCAQVATTMDVDSVEPGVVYQAVVTAVNDREAVVRVGNVTGVIPAEDITWARHPDVEKAYWADKVDSPKKVFDTGDVVLVKAVSPGEKKALRFTLEQTPLVEAALLSIEAETGQVKAMIGGRDYLDSQFNRAIQSRRQPGSAFKPVIFAAALDKGYTPATVIIDSPVVFKDHTRNFVWKPHNYKEKFYGPTLMREALIKSRNVVTVKILQDIGIDYVINYARKLGVTAKINRDLSISLGSSGMSLVELVNVYSVFSNLGYRIDPVFITRIEDRFGKVIESSELKREKIMDMTTAYMMTSMLESVVKSGTGWRVKALDRPAAGKTGTTNNLHDAWFMGYTPRYTTGVWVGFDNERSLGNGETGSRAASPIWLGYMKGALEGRPVRTFNVPEGIVFVKIDAKTGLLPSGASQETLFECFKDGTAPTMKTPEPGIATDTDDLYKFGI
- a CDS encoding elongator complex protein 3; protein product: MPTAKPLVVPIFIPHQGCPHKCAFCDQSIITSERRALPHETQIRQQVETWLGYRGDRRSVELAFFGGNFLGLTPHETRTLLQITQQLILEKKIHSVRCSTRPDTIHEQSLDMASQFTLDTVEIGVQSMDDQVLLKANRGHTAQDTIRAAKLLDDYKINKGMQMMVGLPGDTPDKAIETARVIADLKPAFVRIYPLLVLKNSLVHHWYARGEYTPMALDDCVTLVAFLHEIFEDKKIPVIRMGLQTSDLLQDSDVMVAGPWHPAFGHLVFSRRMLNRAIEMLDQITDLKHGPTEKSTIILKVHPVTESQLRGDKNHNLKILRARYTKAEIEIAADPLVTPGRLVVNRPGRCSPQIPNL
- the rnc gene encoding ribonuclease III; its protein translation is MIDLHIHSTASDGTLSPLEIVKTAVDSAINAIAITDHDTTDGVREIIEAGVPQTLELITGIEISATPPPGFEINGSLHILGYGISIYDRTLIQTLEQLKKARANRNPKIIQRLNQLGFELTLEEVEQISGPGQTGRPHIAQAMVKKGFVDSFDQAFDRFLAKGKPAHVDKERLSCQAAIDLILGAGGLPVLAHPGLIDPGENRSVKPLITALADMGLRGIEVYYTDHSEKQTDYFATLATQKNLFPTGGSDFHGAMKQGTTMGQGKGNLYVADDIYRTLAREVEALQDANPRLEILEKNLGHTFANRELLENALRHSSYVNELQANQVPDNQRLEFMGDAVLGLTIGQILMEEHPGMNEGSLSKARAALVSEPALASMARQIDLGRFIRLGKGERLSRGSEKNSILADAFEAVMAAIYLDCGFKQTCALVKEQFISQIKLINSAPEIEDFKSMLQEFVQEKGNTPPCYTIHREFGPDHDKTFSICVKACDIESMGSGKSKKAAEQHAAQNALKSLKKLSR